The genomic region GCATTTCGGACGGCCGAAGAACGGACCGGAAGCGGACTTGTCGCTGCGGCCGATCGCAGACGCGATGCAGCAGCTTCTGGGGCGGCAGATTGCATTCGGGCCGGACTGTATCGGGGAACAGGCACAAGCGACGGTCGGCGCGCTTAAGAACGGTGACGTCGCGCTGCTCGAAAATCTGCGCTTCCACAAAGGCGAAGAAAAGAATGATCCGAAATTCGCCGAAGAGCTCGCGAAGCTCGGCGACATTTTCGTGGGCGATGCTTTTTCGTGTGCACATCGCGCTCATGCATCTACGGAAGGACTGACCAACTTCCTGCCGTCTTTCGCAGGTCCGCTGTTGATGGAAGAAATCAACGCACTCAGAACGGCGCTGGAAATACCGCAGCGCCCGACGGCGGCCGTGGTCGGCGGGGCGAAGGTGTCGACTAAAATTCCGGTTTTGACGAACCTCGTCGCGAAGGTCGACAAGCTGATCATCGGCGGCGGCATGGCGAATACGTTTTTGCAGGCGTCCGGCGTGATGGTCGGCAAGTCGCTTGCGGAGCCTGAATTCGATGCGACGGCGCGCGATATCATGACGGAAGCCAAGCAGAAGGGTTGTGAGATCATTCTGCCGGTCGATGCCGTTATCGCGCGCGAGTTCAAAGAAGGTGCGGCGAATGAAGTGGTGGCGGTCGACGAGGTGCCGTTCGACGCTATGATATTGGATGTTGGTCCAAAGTCCGTTGCGCGCACCACCGATGTGCTTGCAGCGTCGAAAACGCTGCTATGGAACGGTCCGCTCGGCGCTTTCGAAATTTTGCCGTTCGGAGAGGGCACATTTGCGCTGGCGCGCGCTGCCGCGGAATTGACGAAAGCCGGTAAGCTTGTGTCGGTTGCCGGCGGCGGCGATACGGTCGCCGCCTTGAATGCTGCCGGTGTGACGGACGATTTCACGTATGTCTCGACCGCGGGCGGCGCGTTCCTCGAATGGCTCGAGGGGCGTGAGTTGCCCGGCATCGCGGCGCTCACGCGCGAGAAAGTGCATTAGCCCGCGGGCAGTTTGAAAGAAGGCAGCATGCTGGCAGATGTCCATATCTACCTCGGTGTCGCGCTCGCGGGACTGGTAAGTTTTCTCTCGCCATGTGTGTTGCCTCTGGTGCCCCCTTATCTGGGTTACATCGGCGGCACGACCCTCGATCAGCTGACAGGGGAAGACAAGATCGACCGGCGCGTCTGGTTGCGCGTCGTCGCGTCCGCTGTTTTCTTCGTGCTTGGCTTTACGACCGTGTTCGTCAGCCTCGGTGCGGGTGCAAGCACTATCGGTCAGGTTTTGCTGTCCTATCGAGCGGCGCTCGGAACTGCGGCCGGCGTCGTCATCATCCTGTTCGGCTTGCACTTCCTTGGCATCTTGAAAATTCACGCGTTCTATAAGGAAGCGCGCTATTCGGCGGCCGAGATGGAGGCAAGCTTCTTCGGTGCTTACATCATGGGGCTTGCGTTTGCGTTCGGCTGGACGCCGTGCATCGGGCCCGTGCTCGCAACCGTGCTGACGCTCGCAGCGAGCGAGAACAGCCTCGCGACCGGCGTCAAACTGCTTTTGATCTATTCGCTGGGGCTCGGGGTTCCGTTCATTTTGGCGGCCGTCGCTGTCAGGCCGTTTCTCGGCTTCATGCAGAAGTTCAAACGGCATTTCGTGACGCTCGAGAGGGTGATGGGGTTGCTGCTCGTCGTGACCGGCTTGCTGTTCGTGTTCGGCGCGCAGAACTGGTTCAGTCAGTGGATGATCGAAAACTTTCCGGCACTCGGCAGGATTGAATCCTACGTTACGCCGGCCGATCTCGGGGCCGAGATTTTGAAACAAGGGGCGCACTGAACGCTGTCGATGCCATGAGCGCTGAAACGCCTCCGATTGCGCTGACGATTGCTGGCTCGGACCCGTCGGGCGGCGCCGGCATTCAGGCCGATCTCAAGACGTTTGCTGCGCTCGGCGTTTACGGCGCCAGCGTCATAACGGCGTTGACGGCGCAGAACACGACCGGCGTATCTGGTGTGTTTGCGATCCCTCCGGATTTCATCGCAGCCCAATACCGGTCTGTCGTATCGGATCTTTCGGTTGGCGCGATGAAGACCGGCATGCTCGGAGATGTTGCGACCGTCGAGATTGTGGCGTCGCTTCTAGGAGAGACGGGCGCCGCGCCTGTCGTCGTTGATCCAGTCATGGTGGCGACCAGCGGCGATGTGCTGCTGAAGCCGGATGCCATTGATGCCGTGCGCCACGCACTAATTCCGCGCGCGAGCCTCATCACGCCCAACCTTCCCGAGGCCAGCCGTTTGCTCGATCGTCCGGAAGCGACGACCGAGGCTGACATGCGCGGACAAGCCGAGGCGCTTATGCAGTTCGGCTGCGGGGCTGTTCTGCTCAAAGGCGGCCATGGGCGCGGGGAGGATGTGATCGATATGTTGTTCGACGGCAAAACGCATGCGTCGTTTCGTAGGCCACGTATCGTCACAAGCAATACACACGGCACGGGCTGTACATTATCGGCGGCGATTGCGGCCGGTTTGGCTCTCGGCAAGCCTCTCGATGCGGCTGTCGCCGATGCCAAGGACTTCGTTTGGGGCGCGTTATCGTCGGGTTCGCACTTGCATGTTGGAAAAGGTCGCAACGGTCCGATCGACCACAATTTCGCACTCAGAAAACTGTAGGCTGATTTTCGGGGTTCAACGTTTTTGGGTTTCCAATATGCGATCTGTTGCGAGGGCGCATCGTCCAGCACCGACTCGCCTGCTGCGTAAAGAGTCAAGTCTTGCACCATCAGTAGGACTTTGGCAGCTTGCGCGCGATTTCGGTGGCACGTCCGCCGCTTAAGGACTCCGGGGGGAGCGCCAAGCGACGTTTCGAGGGATTGAGACTCGGCTTGGCAAGAACCGGTCCGCTTCGGCGGGCCGGTTTTTTGTTGCCCAGGAAGCACAGCGCTTAGGCATCAAATCCGAACACTGAGTTTCATGTTTGAAACCCTGATGTGGCGCGGAGGCGATGCAGCTATTGTGGCATTTGTGGGGAAGGCGCTGAGTCGTCCTGGGGGTCACGAATGCTGTCTTTGAGCAAAATCAACATAATAAAAAATGCGTGCCGCCTTTTGGGAATTAGCTCGGCAGCCGTGCTGGCGCACATAGGCACGGCTTCCGCCGGCGGTTTCGATATTCACGAGCAATCGACCGTGTTTCTGGGTTCGGCTTCGGCAGGGTCGGCGGCAGGCGGCAGCCTCGGCTCGATGTTTTGGAACCCGGCGGCGACGGCCCAGTTTCCGGGTTTGAACACTGAATCGTCCTACACATTGATTCTTCCCTACGCGAATGTGGACGTTAGCAATCCGTTGGTTGGCTCCGGGAGCAGCGGCAACATAGGCATCGATGCGGTGAGCGGTGCAAGTTATGCCGCCCTCCAGATCAACAAAGACCTCTGGGTTGGTCTCGCGCTGAATTCGCCGTTCGGCCTTGCGACGAAGCCCGATAACGTGAACTATCCGGGTTCCTATCTCGGCGTGACGACCAAGCTTTTGACGATCAATGCCAACCCAACGATCGCCTATCGCATCGCGCCTGGAATCACGATCGGTGCTGGACTTCAAATAGAATGGGCGCAGGCGAAGCTTCAATTCCGCGATCTACTGACGCAAAAACTCGATAGGTTCGGCGGGGCGGATTGGGCATTCGGAGGTACCGCGGGTGTCACCCTTGAGCCATTTACCGGGACAACCATTGGTCTCGGCTATCGATCCCAGCTGACCCATAACATTGATGGATCCTTCAGTGCCCTTGGCGGCCTGCCGGGGACCGCTACGGTCAACCTTCCAGATATCGTCACTCTCAGCGGGCGGCAGGTCATAACGCCGACGACGCGGCTGCTCGGTACCGTAGAGTGGACGAACTGGAGCCGATTCAAGAACCTCCCGCTATCGTTGCCATCGATCGGGGGTGGGCTCAATCTGCCGACGAACTGGGCTGACGGCTGGTTTTTTTCAGTTGGTGGAGAATACGACTATACGCCCTATTTGACGTTGCGAACCGGTGTCGCCTACGAAATGTCGCCCATCGATTCTGCGACGGGGCGGATCGTCCAAATTCCAGACAATAATCGCGTTTGGCTGAGTGTCGGCGCGAGCTATAAATGGACCGAAGCAACAACGTTCGATATCGGCTATTCGCACATCTTCATTCAGGACGGCGGTGTAGACATTAGTACGCCGGAAGGAACAGGCACCCTCGCCCCACTCCCAACCTTGGAATTCAAAGGCGAATCGCAAGCTGCGGTCGATCTTGTCTCGTTCGGCATGCGGACGAGGTGGTAAGATCAGCCAAGCCACAAAAAAGCCGGGCATGGAGCCCGGCTTTTTTTGTGTCACTATGCCCGGCAGCTAATCGGCCTCATCAACCTGCAACTCGTGCAGGATGCTTTCGAGAACGCCTTCGAGTTTGTTAGCCGATGTTTCAAGTGCGCTCGCGGCGGCGACGACGCGGTTCGATTGGGCGGCCTGCGATTGGCTCATGGCATAGAGCTTACCGGCATTGCGGGCGATTTGCTCGCAGCCTTGCGGATCAAACGGATTGGCCTGGAGCGACCAGGCGATATCGTGAATGTCTTCGGCAGCCTTGAGCATGGCATGTGTCGGCAGCACGCTTTCATCCATCGTCGGGCGTGCCAGGAGGGCGGCTCGGGTCTCGGCCATCTGGGATCGGACGACTTCGATTTCGGCCTTGAGCTGGCCGAGCAGCGCCGGCGGCTCGCGGAGGGAGCCTTGTAGACGGCGAATGGCGTCTTCAAGCAGGGCGCTGTCCAGGCGGCGCGCGCGGCGGCCGTGCTCGGCCAGGAACCAGCGTCCGCGAGCGGTTTCGAGCAGTGTCGCCTCAATGGCGCGGTATTCGGTTTCAATATCGTCGGTAACGGGCGAAGTGAGAGCCTGCATGCCAGTTGTGCTCCGCAAAAAATCGCCTCAACGGGTATGCGATTCGCAAGTGGCGAAGACACAACCTCCGGCTGAACTAAACAGGACTTATCGGGCAGCGCTACGCCTTCCGCGTTATAGTGTGGCATGAGCATAGAGATGCGAGGACGGGCATGGTCAGCGGGGATGACGCAAAGCGCAATTTCGCGATGCGCGTCGCGCTATTTTACGGTGCGTTGTTCGTCTTTTACGGCATGCACACGCCGTTTCTTCCAGTCTGGCTGAACTGGCGCGGACTGTCTGCCGGCGAGATCAGCACGGTAATCGCGGCGCCACTGTTCCTGCGTGTGTTCGTGTCACCCGTGGTTGCGATGGCAGCAGATCGGAGTGGAGCGCATCGCCGGTATCTGGTGGTGCTTGCGTGGCTGACGATCGCGCTGGTGTTGGCACTGGCCGCATCATCGTCGTTCTGGCCGGTGCTGTTGTTCGCGATTGCCCTGATGCTCTGCAACTCGACGATCATGCCGCTGATCGAGACGATCGCGGTGACGGGTGTTCGCCACCGTGGCCTGGACTATGGGCAAATGCGGCTGTGGGGATCGCTATCGTTCGTGGCGGCAAATTTTATCGGCGGGTTGGTGATCTACGCTTTCGGCGGTGGAGCCGGTATTTGGCTGATTGCGTTCGGGTGCGTTCTGACTGTTGCTGCCGGACATTTCCTGTCTCCCGACGAGCGATTTGAAGATGCGATCAAGCCAGCGCTGCCGTTGTGGCGGTCGTCCGTGTTGCACGATCTCCTAAGCCAGAAGCAATTTTGTTTGTTTCTCGTGGCGGCTGGTCTCGTTATGGCTGCCCACGCGGCGTTTTTCACATTCGGAATTCTGCTTTGGGAAAAGCAGGGCCTTTCGGCTGCTTGGTGCGGAACGCTGTGGGCCGTCGGCGTCTTTGCCGAGGTCATGCTGTTTTCCGTTTCCGGACGGGCGGTCGCGCGGATTGGATCATTACGCATGATCGCGCTTGCCGCGTTGGCGTCGATTGTGCGTTGGTCGGGGATGGCGTTCGAGCCGCCACTTGCGATGCTTATTCCGCTGCAATTGCTGCATGGCGCGACCTATGGCGCTTGCCACATCGGCGCGATCCACTTCATCCACGAAAACGTGGCGCGCGATAAGCAGGGCACGGCGCAATCACTCTACGCGACAATGGCTGCGGGTGTCGCGCTCGGTGCGGCGACGCTGGTCGCTGGATGGATCTACGTGCGCGCCGGGTCGCTGTCATATCTCGGGATGGTCGCGATCTCGATGGTGGCGCTTGGCGCAGCGCTTTGGCTGCTCCGCAACCGCAGCGGCTCGACGATGGCGGCGGCGGATCCAGTGTAAGGCGGGTTAGCCCCACAGCTCAGGGCTTGGCGGCTGAACGATGCCGTTGTCGATGCGCAGGCCGTGCTCGCGATCCCGCGCCAACAGAAGCGGGCCGTCGAGGTCGATCCAGTCGGCATACGGTGCCAGCAGCATCGCGGGCGCAACGGCGAGTGATGTTCCGACCATCGAGCCGATCATGATCTTGAGACCGTTGCGGCGTGCTTCTGCGACGAGGCTGATTGCACCTGTCAAGCCGCCCGCCTTATCGAGCTTGACGTTCACGGCGTCGTAGAGACCGATGAGATGCGGGATATCGTCGGCGGTATGAACGCTTTCGTCGGCACAAATAGGGACGAGGTGGGGAGTGTCGCGGAGGATGCCGTCCTGACTGGCGGGAAGCGGCTGTTCGATCAATTCGATGCCACATTCAGCAGCGACTGCGAGCAGGGATGTCAGGGTTTCTGCGGTCCAAGCTTCGTTGGCATCGACGACGAGATGCGCGTCTGGGCGGACCTGCCGGACGGCGCGCATGCGTGCGTCGTCGCCGGCACCGCCGAGCTTCAGCTTCAAGAGCGTGAGAGGGGCAACGCCAGCGGCTTTTGCAGCCATCTCCTCAGGAGCGGCGAGACTCAAGGTGAAGGCGGTGACTTTCGGCGCGGGTTCGGGAAGAGCAGCGCGCTTTGAAACCGGAACGCCGGTCTGCTTGCTTTCGAGGTCCCAGAAGGCGCAGTCGAGGGCATTGAGGGCCGCGCCGGGTTTCAGCTCGTGAAGCAAGTCGGCGTGTGTTGAAAAGCGGTCGGCGGCTGTTCGGATGGCATCGAGGACGCCATCGACTGTTTCGCCATAGCGGCCATAGGGCACGGCTTCACCGCGGCCTCGGTGCGTGCCGTCCGTTATTTCAACGACGACGACATCGGCCGCGGTTTTCGCACCGCGTGAAATGACGAAGGCTTCCCTGAGTGGCCATGCCTCGTGTCGTGCTTCGATGCGGACAGGCGACATGCAGACAGGCGACATGGCGGCCTTTGCCGGTTAGCGAATCCGGCCAACCGCGTGCGCGAGGAAGAGATAGACGCGGCCGGTATCGGACACGAGGTGGCTTTGGGCCGTGCGGCCCGACGGGTCACGCGTGTCGGCTTCCTTGATGATCCGTTCGAAGTCGGTGAGGTACCGGAAGATCGACTGCGACAGGTCCGCGTCGGTCTGGGCGCGGGCTGCGATTTCGTCGAACAGCATACGCGCTTCCGGAGCGTAAATGCTGCGGACCAGGACGTTCCTCTGACCCGCGCGAATGCGGTTCCAGATGGCGCCGGCCGTCTGCGGATCGAGCGCGCGGGAGATCATACCGACGTCGAGGCGCACCGGAGCGGCCGAGTGAGGGGGAGCCGAATGCGGTGGAGGTGCAGGTTCGGGCGCTGGCGGAACGTTGCGGACCGGCGCGTGGTCTTCTTCGTGCGAGGCGCGGGCAAGGAGATCGCCGAGCGACCAGCCCTCGCGTTGATCCTGTTGGACGCTGGTGCGGCTGCGGCTCGGCGCATTTTCCTGTTGGATGAGCGCGGAGGTCAGAGACGGTGTCGGCGCGAGACGCGCGGGCGCGGGAGCTGGTTCAGGGCGCATGATTTCGCGAGGTGCGTTGGCGCGCTGGGAAATTTGCGTCAGCTGTTCGATGGCGCGCAACTGATCCTGCAGGGCGCGGCGCATCGATTCTGCCGTCTCGCGCGTCGAAGTCGGGAGGCGAGAGGCTTCTTCGCGGATGCGGGCCTGCTCGCTCGCCAGGGTGGCGGCGGCCTCGGCTGCCCGGAGGCGGGTTTCTTCGGATGCCGATGAGAGGCGGGTCGATAGCGTTTCGAATTCGCGAGACAGTTCGCCCGATACGTTCTGGAAGCGATGACGGAGATCGGATAGCGCGCGATCGCTCTGGGCCTCGGTCTCATGCTTGACGCGATCGAGTTCGGCCATCAAGGCGCGCGAGCGGCTCTCGGCGGTGTCGCGCAGCTCCTCGGCAATGGCACGGGCCTTGAGTTCGATATTTTCGAGCGAGCCTTCGAGGTTCGACGAATAACCGGCGATGGTGCGGCCGAATTCGTCGGCTTTGCCGGAGAGGCGATCAATGGTGTGCGAAAGCTCGGCGTGCCGCGTCTGCAGCGTCGACTCGATGCGAAGGTTGGCAGTGTCGAGGACGTTGGCGGCTTTGAGGATCTGCTCGCCCTGGTTCTCGAAGCGGTTGGTGACGCCGTGGATCTGCTGGAACAGATTGTCGGCGACGTCCTGCAGGATGCCCGACTGTTTCGAAAGCCCGTCGATGGCCTTCATCGTCTGACGCGTGATGTTTTCGCTCGTCCGGCGGACGGCGTTGATGCCGTTTACGACGGAATCGTCGAGTTCTGTCGCCTGCTGCGCAATCGTTTCACGGAAGGTCTGCGAATGGAGCTGCAGGGCGTTCGTCAGCAGAGACGCCTTTTCGCTGACCGCGTGGTCGATGGCAGTCGTCGAGCGCATGATCTGATCGTCGAACAGCTCAAGCCGCTTCTGGAAGGCTTCATCGAGCGAACGCGTGCGTTCGACAAGCTGGATGTCGAGGGCTTGGGCGCGGTTCGACAGCGTGGTGTCGAGCGCGCGCGCATATTCTTCGAAAACGGTCTGGAGGTTTTCAGTGCGGTTGCCGAGCGTCGTGTCGAGGGTCTGCATGTAACCGTCGAACGTTGCGCGCATCTGTTCGGTGCGGGCGCCAAGCGCGCTCGAGAAGGCGGTGGTGTAGTCTTCGAGAACCGACTGAAGCTGTAGCGTGCGCGAACCGACGGCATTCTCAAAACGGCCCGTCGCGGTGGCGAGCGAGCCTTCAAGGTTGGCGAGGTTTTCGCCGGCGTTGGCGATGATGCCGCGGAGAGTTAGCTGTTGTGTCGAGAGCTTCTCGATCAGCGTCGGAATTTCGGTGCCGAGCGTTTTCAGCGTTTCGGTGACGTTGGTCGAAGTGTCGAGAAGCGCGTGGCGTTCGCCACCGAGCTCGTTGATCAGCTCGCGGATGCGGCGCTCGTTGTGCTCGTAAGAGCGTTCGAGTTCGGCGACGTGATTGTGCACGAGTGCTTCAAGTTCGCCGGCGCGACCAAGGGCGCGGGACACGGCGTCGTTCATAAACGAGACCTGACGGCGGACTGCCTGGCCCAGGCTCGCAATCGATTGTTCGGCCGTGCGGTCGGGCTCGGCGAGGCGAATGGCGACTTCGCTCATCGTCGCGGATTTAAGTGCCAGCGATGCGATGTGCCACGACAGAAGGGCTAACAGCCAGATGATGGCGATCGGCGCGATGATGGCGGTCGCGGTGTAGAACGTTGTCGGATGCAGCAGGAGCGACGACAGGGGCTCGCCTGCCTGCCATCCGGGTGCAAGCGTCAAGGCGCCAACGATCAGTCCGACGACGGCCCAGACGGCGCTGCCGATGGCGGCGTAACGAAAGACCTTGTTCGACGGCTTCTGTTCGAGCGCATAGATCAGGCCGCCGATGCTCGGGATGTCGTCGTTGGCGGCGATTTTACCACGGACGGGTCCTGCCGGACGGCGGCGCGCGACGCGGCGGGCTGGCGGCTCGGTCGTGGGTTCGTCTGCTGGCTGTTCTTTGTCGGGCGGCGGCATCGGCGCCGGCGCGGGAAGAGCTAATGCTGCGGCTGTCGCGGCTGGCGCCTGGGCGGCATCGATTGAAAGCAGCGGCGGGGGAAGGGAGGGCGCCGGTCTTGAGGCAGGCTCCTTGGCGTCTGTCGCGGTTTGCGCATCGCTAGGGATGCCGTCCAGGGACGGTTCGACGGGCGGTGTTCTGCCCGCAATAGCCATGAGTTTCGCAATCTGATCTTGCGACATTGCGCAATGTCCCCCACTCGATCCGGTACGCGGCACAAGCCCGTGCGCTTCAGGCCACCGGAACTCCCATTCGCACCCTATAAGAGTTTTAATTGCCCGCAAAATGGAAAGACATGCGTAACCATAAGAAATGTCTATGCATCTTAGGGGGTTAGCGAATTGGGACCGATAATACGGCCGGATTGCGGCGGCAGGCGCTCCTCCGATGCGGCTGCGGCCTCACGTCGTAGGTTAAGTAGCCGTTTATGACGTTGGCCGAAACACTCCGGTCCGATTTACCCAGAGTTATTGCGGTTCTGCGACTATTCTATCCCCAAAAGTTGCGGCCGGGATGGCGGGAATGCGCCGTTCTGACCGCCATCGGTTTAGGTGTGACGTATGGATGCTCCGCGGGCTCGATCGTATGATCTGCACACCCCGGATAGAAGCGACAGGCCGATCGACGTGCCGGTCGATCTCGCTCATCTGAGGCGATATACCCTTGGAGACAAGGCTCTTGAGGCCGAAATTCTCGGGCTTTTCCTCGCGCAGCTGCCTGAAACCATTGCCTCTCTGAGGTCGGCAGAGACTGAGCGGGACTGGAAAATCGCGGCGCATGCCCTCAAGGGATCGAGCAGGGCTGTTGGAGCGTGGCGGATCGCTGCGCTGGCGCAGGAAGCGGAGACGCTTCCGGCGAACATGAAGACCGGTGCTTGGTCCAAGGCGATCGCAAAACTTGAGGCCGCCGCCGCCGAAGCCAGTACCTTCGTCAAGGAAACGGCGTGTAAAGCCTAGCGGTGAGCCGATCTTCTGTGGCCCTCCCGCCGCATCCCCCGCGTTCGGCTTGAAATACTAGCGGCGTCCAATTAAGTGTGCCCGCTAACCAACGATCCCCATCCGTCTGAGGTCGTTCTCAACGGCCCATTCAAGCCTCAAGGACACACGCGCAACCATGACGAAAATTACGTTCATCCAGCCTGACGGCGAGAGTCAGACGGTGGAAGCGGAAAACGGTCTGACCGTCATGGAAGCAGCGAAGCTCAACGATATTGCTGGGATCGAGGCAGAATGCGGAGGCGCGTGCGCCTGTGCGACCTGTCATGTCTACGTTGACGACGCTTGGCGCGACAAGGTCGGCAAAGCGAGCGACATGGAAGAGGACATGCTGGATTTCGCGTTCGACGTGCGCGAGGGCAGCCGCTTGTCTTGCCAGATCAAGATCTCCGATGCGATCGACGGTCTGGTCGTCCGCGTGCCCGCAAAGCAGTTCTGATCAAAGACATTCAACGGACGATCGTGATGGCCGAAACGATTTCTATTGCATCCGCTTCTTCCGAAGTGAGCGCTCCAATCGAGACCGATGCCGTTATCATCGGCGCAGGTCCGTGTGGGCTCTTTGCCGTGTTCGAATTAGGCCTTCTCGATATCAAGGCGCATGTTGTCGATATTCTTGATCGGCCTGGCGGTCAGTGCGCCGAGCTCTATCCGGAAAAGCCGATCTATGATGTCCCGGCGCTGCCTATCGTGACGGGACAGGAATTGACCGAACGGCTGATGGAGCAAATCAAGCCGTTCAACCCAGTCTTCCATTTCAGCGAGCGTATCGACGGCTTGAAGAAGCACGCCGACGGCCGCTTTCACCTCATTACGGATGCCGGCACGGAATTCATTGCCAAGGTCGTCGTGATTGCAGCCGGCGGCGGATCGTTCACGCCGAAGCGCCCGCCGCTCAACGGCATCGAAGACTTCGAAGGCAAGTCGGTCTTCTATTCGGTGCGCAAGATTGAATCGATGCGCGGCAAGGATATCGTCATCGTCGGTGGCGGCGACAGCGCGCTCGACTGGACGCTCAACCTTGCTCCAGTCGCAAAGAGCCTAACACTGATCCATCGCCGCGACGAATTCCGGGCAGCCCCTCATTCCGTCGAAAAAATGCGCAAGATGGTGGAAGAGGCGTCCGTCCGGTTGATGATCGGGCAGGTGACTGCGCTCGAGGGGGC from Hyphomicrobium sp. MC1 harbors:
- the pgk gene encoding phosphoglycerate kinase, coding for MNLDKLKTTDGIDVAGKRVIVRADLNVPVKDGKVTDATRLERVLPGVKALADRGAKVIVISHFGRPKNGPEADLSLRPIADAMQQLLGRQIAFGPDCIGEQAQATVGALKNGDVALLENLRFHKGEEKNDPKFAEELAKLGDIFVGDAFSCAHRAHASTEGLTNFLPSFAGPLLMEEINALRTALEIPQRPTAAVVGGAKVSTKIPVLTNLVAKVDKLIIGGGMANTFLQASGVMVGKSLAEPEFDATARDIMTEAKQKGCEIILPVDAVIAREFKEGAANEVVAVDEVPFDAMILDVGPKSVARTTDVLAASKTLLWNGPLGAFEILPFGEGTFALARAAAELTKAGKLVSVAGGGDTVAALNAAGVTDDFTYVSTAGGAFLEWLEGRELPGIAALTREKVH
- a CDS encoding cytochrome c biogenesis CcdA family protein, with the translated sequence MLADVHIYLGVALAGLVSFLSPCVLPLVPPYLGYIGGTTLDQLTGEDKIDRRVWLRVVASAVFFVLGFTTVFVSLGAGASTIGQVLLSYRAALGTAAGVVIILFGLHFLGILKIHAFYKEARYSAAEMEASFFGAYIMGLAFAFGWTPCIGPVLATVLTLAASENSLATGVKLLLIYSLGLGVPFILAAVAVRPFLGFMQKFKRHFVTLERVMGLLLVVTGLLFVFGAQNWFSQWMIENFPALGRIESYVTPADLGAEILKQGAH
- the thiD gene encoding bifunctional hydroxymethylpyrimidine kinase/phosphomethylpyrimidine kinase, translating into MSAETPPIALTIAGSDPSGGAGIQADLKTFAALGVYGASVITALTAQNTTGVSGVFAIPPDFIAAQYRSVVSDLSVGAMKTGMLGDVATVEIVASLLGETGAAPVVVDPVMVATSGDVLLKPDAIDAVRHALIPRASLITPNLPEASRLLDRPEATTEADMRGQAEALMQFGCGAVLLKGGHGRGEDVIDMLFDGKTHASFRRPRIVTSNTHGTGCTLSAAIAAGLALGKPLDAAVADAKDFVWGALSSGSHLHVGKGRNGPIDHNFALRKL
- a CDS encoding OmpP1/FadL family transporter; its protein translation is MLAHIGTASAGGFDIHEQSTVFLGSASAGSAAGGSLGSMFWNPAATAQFPGLNTESSYTLILPYANVDVSNPLVGSGSSGNIGIDAVSGASYAALQINKDLWVGLALNSPFGLATKPDNVNYPGSYLGVTTKLLTINANPTIAYRIAPGITIGAGLQIEWAQAKLQFRDLLTQKLDRFGGADWAFGGTAGVTLEPFTGTTIGLGYRSQLTHNIDGSFSALGGLPGTATVNLPDIVTLSGRQVITPTTRLLGTVEWTNWSRFKNLPLSLPSIGGGLNLPTNWADGWFFSVGGEYDYTPYLTLRTGVAYEMSPIDSATGRIVQIPDNNRVWLSVGASYKWTEATTFDIGYSHIFIQDGGVDISTPEGTGTLAPLPTLEFKGESQAAVDLVSFGMRTRW
- a CDS encoding MFS transporter, encoding MVSGDDAKRNFAMRVALFYGALFVFYGMHTPFLPVWLNWRGLSAGEISTVIAAPLFLRVFVSPVVAMAADRSGAHRRYLVVLAWLTIALVLALAASSSFWPVLLFAIALMLCNSTIMPLIETIAVTGVRHRGLDYGQMRLWGSLSFVAANFIGGLVIYAFGGGAGIWLIAFGCVLTVAAGHFLSPDERFEDAIKPALPLWRSSVLHDLLSQKQFCLFLVAAGLVMAAHAAFFTFGILLWEKQGLSAAWCGTLWAVGVFAEVMLFSVSGRAVARIGSLRMIALAALASIVRWSGMAFEPPLAMLIPLQLLHGATYGACHIGAIHFIHENVARDKQGTAQSLYATMAAGVALGAATLVAGWIYVRAGSLSYLGMVAISMVALGAALWLLRNRSGSTMAAADPV
- the dgcA gene encoding N-acetyl-D-Glu racemase DgcA — protein: MSPVCMSPVRIEARHEAWPLREAFVISRGAKTAADVVVVEITDGTHRGRGEAVPYGRYGETVDGVLDAIRTAADRFSTHADLLHELKPGAALNALDCAFWDLESKQTGVPVSKRAALPEPAPKVTAFTLSLAAPEEMAAKAAGVAPLTLLKLKLGGAGDDARMRAVRQVRPDAHLVVDANEAWTAETLTSLLAVAAECGIELIEQPLPASQDGILRDTPHLVPICADESVHTADDIPHLIGLYDAVNVKLDKAGGLTGAISLVAEARRNGLKIMIGSMVGTSLAVAPAMLLAPYADWIDLDGPLLLARDREHGLRIDNGIVQPPSPELWG
- a CDS encoding Hpt domain-containing protein; translated protein: MDAPRARSYDLHTPDRSDRPIDVPVDLAHLRRYTLGDKALEAEILGLFLAQLPETIASLRSAETERDWKIAAHALKGSSRAVGAWRIAALAQEAETLPANMKTGAWSKAIAKLEAAAAEASTFVKETACKA
- a CDS encoding 2Fe-2S iron-sulfur cluster-binding protein, yielding MTKITFIQPDGESQTVEAENGLTVMEAAKLNDIAGIEAECGGACACATCHVYVDDAWRDKVGKASDMEEDMLDFAFDVREGSRLSCQIKISDAIDGLVVRVPAKQF
- a CDS encoding NAD(P)/FAD-dependent oxidoreductase; its protein translation is MAETISIASASSEVSAPIETDAVIIGAGPCGLFAVFELGLLDIKAHVVDILDRPGGQCAELYPEKPIYDVPALPIVTGQELTERLMEQIKPFNPVFHFSERIDGLKKHADGRFHLITDAGTEFIAKVVVIAAGGGSFTPKRPPLNGIEDFEGKSVFYSVRKIESMRGKDIVIVGGGDSALDWTLNLAPVAKSLTLIHRRDEFRAAPHSVEKMRKMVEEASVRLMIGQVTALEGADGQLSALEVKTASGSEKIPCTAMLPFFGLTMKLGPVADWGLNLHENLIPVDTERFETSEHGIFAIGDINTYPGKLKLILSGFHEGALMAQAAQRIVYPDKKVMFQYTTSSSSLQKKLGVK